The Hymenobacter swuensis DY53 genome includes the window AACCCCCAAAAGGCCGGCGCGAAGTTGATGCCGATGAGCTTCATGGTGCCGCCCACCTGGGTCCAGGCTTCCATGCCCCCCGTCAGCTTGGGGTAACCATGCAGGGTGAACATCACGCCAATGCCCACGCGGAGCAGTAAAAGCCCCAGATCATGGGTGCGGTAGCGGTTTGCAAACAGAGCCATAGGAGGGCAGAGGGTCGGGCCGGGACGGTTTAGTGCAACAATACGGATGTATCGGAATACATCTGAGTTTGCCAAAGTACACTATTTGCGGCGGAGTACAATCTGACCGTAGCGGAGCCTACTTGTACAGCAGTACACCCGTGATGCGCGAGGCGGGTGGAATCTCGCTGGACTGAATCTGCTCCGGGGGCTTATTGGGCAGGGAATTGGGGTCGATAACCCAGGCCAGCTGCACCTCGCCCGACACCGCCGCCAGCCCCGCCGGGGTGTTGCGGATGCGCGTGAGCCCCAGGTTCTGGCGGGCCGCCCCAAACGGCGAGCCTACCCCAATACCTTCGGCCGTGCGATACAGGGACGAATAGATCCGGATGCGCCGCAACCGAAAGCCGGTGGCTGAGTCGCCGATGAGGTGTAGGATAGTAGCCGGGGCCTGGGGGTTCTGGGCGTCGCGTAGTTCGTAGGCGGGCAGGCGTCGGCCGTCCCGGTCCTGGTAAGTGGTGCGGGTGAGTAACTCGGTGGGAACTACGTTTTTCAAGCGTTTTTCCGTCATGCCCAGCCGCAGCCGGCCCGCCCGGCCGGGGCTGATAAGGTGCAGCGAATCGGGGAGGGGCGCGCCCGAGGGAGCCGTGCCCACGGAGCCCGCCTGGGCTACGGCCGCCGAGCCGGGGGAGGCCGGCGACTCGCCGTTGGCGGCCGTGAAGGGCGGCGTGCCAGGGTCAGAGGCCGTGCGGGTGGTAGTAGGCGAGTCGCAGCCCGTGAGGCCGGACAGGAAAAGGGCCATCAGCGGGACGGCGGCAGGCAAAACACGAAGCAGCATAGCCGGGCTATACGCAGGCTGCGCGGCAGATGTTGAAAACCCCGGCCCGGCCGTTGGCGTTTGGTTAAGTAAGGCAAGACGGTGGTAAGCTCAGCGCCGACCGCCTTACCTTTGCCCCAGTTCCCTTTTTCTACTTCCTTTTCCTGTTGTCCGTGTCTGCTGAACCTCGCAAGCCCTTGATTCTGATTTCCAACGACGACGGCATCACGGCCCCCGGTATTGCCGTGCTGGTGCGCGTGATGCGCCGGCTGGGCGAAGTTGTAGTGGTAGCGCCCAACTCACCGCAGTCGGGCATGGGCCACGCTATTACTATCGGCCACCCGCTGCGGCTTGATGCCAGCAACATCTTTGAAGGCGTGGAAGCCTACGAGTGCAGCGGTACCCCGGCCGACTGCGTGAAGCTGGCCAAGCACCACGTCCTCAAGGACCGCCGCCCCGATCTGGTGGTGTCGGGCATCAACCACGGTTCCAACTCGGCCGTGAATGTGCTGTACTCCGGTACGATGTCGGCGGCAATTGAAGCGGCAATTGAAGGCCTGCCGGCTATCGGCTTCTCCCTCTGTGACTACGGCCACAATGCCGACTTCTCCCACGTGGAGCCCTGGGTGGAGCAGTTGGCCCGCCAAGCCCTGACCCACGGCATCCCGCAGGGTACGGCCCTGAACGTAAACATCCCGAAGAACTCGGCCGAGCCCATTGCCGGCGTGCGCCTGTGCCGCCAGGCCCGGGCCAAGTGGCAGGAGGAATTCGACCTACGCCACGACCCCTACAAGCGCCCTTATTACTGGCTGATCGGCTCCTTCGTGAACTTCGATGAGGGCCAGGATACGGATGAGTACGCACTGGCTCACAACTACATTTCCATCGTGCCCTGCCAGTACGACCTCACCGCTTACGCCGGCCTGCGCGAAATGCAAACCACTTGGGACCTGAGCCCAATGCCCGCCGGCCCTGCCGCAACGGCCCCCACCCTGGGCAGCGCCGAGCCTGCCCCCGGCGAATCCGCCGAAGGCCTGGGATAGAGGTGAAATTGTGGAAGGTGAAGTTGTGAAGGATGTTCAATCTGCCCAGTTAACGCAAGCAGAACGGCATTTCACAACTTCACCACTTTCCCGGAAGCGTGACGCGTTTGGGGTGCTGGGGCGGAGGATGGTAGGGTTTGCGCACGACAGGAACGGCCGCCAGATGGGGCGGCACCGGTAACGCGGGCGGCAGCAGGTGCTGCCCCAGCCAGAGTGCGGCCAGTAGCAAGGCGGCCCAGAACAGGAGCTTTTTCATGGTCGGGTGGGAAGGAAGCCGGCGGTGGCCAAAGCTACTTTCGCCCGGATGAAGGCCGCGTGAATCAGCCTACGGGAACAGCAAGGAAAACGTCGTGCCCTTGCCTTCTTCTGACTCTACCGTAAGCGTGGCTTTGTGGAATTCGGCAATGGTTTTGGCGATGGGCAGCCCCAGCCCGTAACCCTCGGGTGCCGAAGCCCCGGCCTGAAAACGCCGGAACCGGTCGAACAAATGGGGTAGGTGCTGGGCCGCAATGCCCGGGCCGGTATCCGTAATGGAAAGGCGGTAACCGCTCGTCTCGGGTCGGCCCTGCACCGTGATACTGCCGCCCCAGCGGTTATACTTGATGGCGTTGCTGACCAGGTTGAACAACAGAGTAAACAGCAGCGTCCGGTTGGCTTCGGGCAATACGTAATCTGGCCGCAACTCTTCCAGCAGCCGGATTTCGCGTTGGGCCAGCCGGTCCTCCAACTCGTTGGTCACATCGGCCAGCACGGCGGCCAACGACACGGACTCGTCGCGCAGGTACTGTTCGTTTTCGATGTTGGCAATCAGCAGCAGGGTTTTTACCGTGTTGCGCAGGCGGTAAAGGGTCTTCTGCGAATCCACGATTTTGAGGGAATGCGCGTGGCCCAGCGTGGGGTCCTGCAGCATATTCTCAAACCTCGACTGCAGAATGCTCACCGGCGTCAGCAGCTCGTGCGATACGTTCGACATGAACTCCCGCTCCTTCTCGAAGGCCGTTTGTACCCGCCGCATGGTTTCGCTCAGGCTGTCATCGAGGCGGCGGAAGTCGGTGGTGGTGGTTTCCAGGGGCGCGTAGGAGAAGGCCGAGGGGTGATGCACGCCCTGCAATTTGCTGCTGATGAGCCGGCGCAACGGCCGCAGCAGGTAATGGGCAAAGGCGGCATCGGTGAAAATGGTGAGCAGCGCCCCAATCACCAGCACCCACAGGGCCATACGCCGTAGCGTGTCGGTCAGCAGTTCCACGGTGGCCAGGGACGAGCCGATTTCCAATCGGTAATTGCGGCCCCCGCTGGTGAACTGCTGGCTCAGAATCCGAAAATCCTCCACCTGGTTATCCACCTGCCGGGGCTCGTCGAAGATGCGGGGCGGGTGGGGGCGGTGCCCGCCTTCGGGCGGCAGCGGCGTGAGCGTAATGTATTCCTGCTTGAGAATGTTATAATCGGCGTAGGCCTCGCCTTGTACGAAGGTGGAAATGCCGTCTCGCTCAATAAGCTGCAGCACTTCCGTGCGCTTCTCGTGCAGGCGTTGATCGGTGTGCGACACGGCCACCCGGCTCACGATGGGCGGAATCACTACCGCCCCCAGCAACACCAGCAGCAGCTTCGACAACGCATTGAACAGGGCGAGCTTCGCTTCGAGACGCATGTGGTTGAGTTATGAATCAGGAATTGCCTCTCTTCTATTAAGGTGCCGGGAGGTCGGGACTAAGTGAAGTATCAGCAATTTTTAATTGTCACCAGCCATGCGGTAGCCTATTCCCCGCACGGTTTCGAGGAAGTCGGCGGGGGCGAACTGGCCGAGCTTTTTGCGCAGGTTCTTGATGTGCACGTCGATGTAGTTGGAGTCGGAATCGTCTTCCAGCACGTTGCCCCACAGGTGCTCACCGAGCTGCAAGCGGGTGAGCACGCGGGTTTTGTGCAGCAGCAGGTAGTGCAGTAAGTCGAATTCTTTTTTGGTGAGGACCACGTCCTGGTCGTGGTAGCGCAGGGTGCGGCCGGTGGCATCCAGCAGGAACCCGTTGCCGAAGGTGAGTTCCTGGCGCTTGAGCCCGAATTTGCGGCGCGTGATGGCCTGCATCCGGCTTTGCAGCTCCAGCAGGGAGAAAGGCTTAGGCAGGTAGTCATCGGCCCCCAGGTCCAGCCCTTTCACCCGGTCATCAATGGTGCCGCGCGCCGTCAGGATGATGAAGGAAGCCTCTTGCCGGTCATTGCGCCGGGCCTCCCGCAGTAGATCCAGGCCGTCGCCGCCGGGCAGACCCAAGTCCAGCAGCACGAAATCGTAGCTGTTGACGAAGATTTTCTCCGACGCCTCGGCGTAGGTGTACGCCGAATCGACGAGATACTGAGACTGAACCAGGAACTGCTGCACCTCGTGGTGCAGACTTTTTTCGTCTTCGATGATGAGAACGTGCATGGGGCGGGCGTAAAGTATGGTGCAACATACGCAGCACCGTGGTGAAGGACAGATGAAGCCGGCCTCGGCTGCCAGGAAACCAGCCGGGCGGCGGTGCATCCGCAGAAGGGCTTTACCTTGCGCTACTACTTGATTTCTTGGCCGCCTTTTACACCGTGTTACCCGTTCCCGCCGCGCCGGTTTTAGTCAGCATCATTATCCCGACCTACAACGAAGCGGCCGGGCTGCCGGCTTTGCTGCAGTATCTGCGGGTCGAGGTCAATACTGACGTGGAAGTGCTGGTGGCTGACGGTGGCAGCTCCGATGCTACTGCCGCCGTGGCTCGCAGCTATGGGGCGCGGCTGGTAAGGTGTCCGCAGCGCGGCCGGGCCGTCCAGCTTAATTGCGGGGCCGCAGCGGCTACCGGGGTCATCCTCTACTTTCTGCACGCCGACACGTACCCACCGGCCGGTTTTGTGGCGGCCATCCGGGCGGCGGTGGCGGCTGGGGCAGGCAGCGGCTGTTTCCGGTTGCGGTTCGACCACCCGCACTGGCTTCTGCGACTGAGCGGGTGGTGTACCCGTTTTGATGTGGATATTATCCGGTTCGGTGACCAGAGCCTGTTTGTGCGGCGGGAAGTGTTCGGGCAGGCGGGTGGCTTCCGGCCCGAGCTGCTGCTGCTGGAAGACCAGGAAATTG containing:
- a CDS encoding sensor histidine kinase translates to MRLEAKLALFNALSKLLLVLLGAVVIPPIVSRVAVSHTDQRLHEKRTEVLQLIERDGISTFVQGEAYADYNILKQEYITLTPLPPEGGHRPHPPRIFDEPRQVDNQVEDFRILSQQFTSGGRNYRLEIGSSLATVELLTDTLRRMALWVLVIGALLTIFTDAAFAHYLLRPLRRLISSKLQGVHHPSAFSYAPLETTTTDFRRLDDSLSETMRRVQTAFEKEREFMSNVSHELLTPVSILQSRFENMLQDPTLGHAHSLKIVDSQKTLYRLRNTVKTLLLIANIENEQYLRDESVSLAAVLADVTNELEDRLAQREIRLLEELRPDYVLPEANRTLLFTLLFNLVSNAIKYNRWGGSITVQGRPETSGYRLSITDTGPGIAAQHLPHLFDRFRRFQAGASAPEGYGLGLPIAKTIAEFHKATLTVESEEGKGTTFSLLFP
- a CDS encoding response regulator transcription factor, translating into MHVLIIEDEKSLHHEVQQFLVQSQYLVDSAYTYAEASEKIFVNSYDFVLLDLGLPGGDGLDLLREARRNDRQEASFIILTARGTIDDRVKGLDLGADDYLPKPFSLLELQSRMQAITRRKFGLKRQELTFGNGFLLDATGRTLRYHDQDVVLTKKEFDLLHYLLLHKTRVLTRLQLGEHLWGNVLEDDSDSNYIDVHIKNLRKKLGQFAPADFLETVRGIGYRMAGDN
- a CDS encoding TIGR04283 family arsenosugar biosynthesis glycosyltransferase; the encoded protein is MAAFYTVLPVPAAPVLVSIIIPTYNEAAGLPALLQYLRVEVNTDVEVLVADGGSSDATAAVARSYGARLVRCPQRGRAVQLNCGAAAATGVILYFLHADTYPPAGFVAAIRAAVAAGAGSGCFRLRFDHPHWLLRLSGWCTRFDVDIIRFGDQSLFVRREVFGQAGGFRPELLLLEDQEIVSRLRRYGPFWVLPASVTTSARKYLENGVVRLQASFMLLTLLYRLGVSQARLVQLYRRLVVG
- the surE gene encoding 5'/3'-nucleotidase SurE; protein product: MSVSAEPRKPLILISNDDGITAPGIAVLVRVMRRLGEVVVVAPNSPQSGMGHAITIGHPLRLDASNIFEGVEAYECSGTPADCVKLAKHHVLKDRRPDLVVSGINHGSNSAVNVLYSGTMSAAIEAAIEGLPAIGFSLCDYGHNADFSHVEPWVEQLARQALTHGIPQGTALNVNIPKNSAEPIAGVRLCRQARAKWQEEFDLRHDPYKRPYYWLIGSFVNFDEGQDTDEYALAHNYISIVPCQYDLTAYAGLREMQTTWDLSPMPAGPAATAPTLGSAEPAPGESAEGLG